One segment of Phaeacidiphilus oryzae TH49 DNA contains the following:
- a CDS encoding DUF503 domain-containing protein, producing MFVGTLVFDLLLGDVHSLKEKRSIIRPIVAELQRKYSVCAAETGAQDLHRRAEIGLAVVAGESRYCVEVLDSCERLVSGRPEVQLLSARRRLRDDADD from the coding sequence ATGTTCGTGGGAACGCTCGTTTTCGATCTGCTGCTGGGCGACGTCCACTCGCTCAAGGAGAAGCGGTCGATCATCCGGCCCATCGTGGCCGAACTCCAGCGCAAGTACTCGGTCTGCGCGGCCGAGACCGGTGCGCAGGACCTCCATCGCCGGGCCGAGATCGGACTCGCCGTCGTGGCGGGCGAGAGCCGGTACTGCGTGGAGGTGCTGGACAGCTGTGAGCGGCTGGTCTCCGGGCGTCCGGAGGTGCAGTTGCTGTCGGCGCGGCGCAGACTGCGGGACGACGCCGACGATTGA
- a CDS encoding MinD/ParA family ATP-binding protein: protein MSSERDGLPVGSVDRSGDVLPDSDVDDEEWSDAPDYTPPAWYTQNDSGSSSSAQAGRSTATPSGPPAPSTSSSASTPSSPSAPDAGGEPASASDPVLPQSDPGLAGNPFGTPPAAAAAPATGAQAPSSGPASAAPWADGAPAQQASSAVPPVPAAPEPTAAPEPQAATAPEPQPAAEPAQGPDAAAPQPETPQPEAPAQPQPSVQPQPQPQPQPNAQQAPAPATGFGDPSVNGGAPANVQPPQQSYPSPQSPPAWQASAPQPAATEQPQAQAQPPQAQQPQPVQPPQPQPVAPPPPTPPFDPRQGGWPQSAPYAQAQQPGGYGYPPAAQPNPYGQPLAQPDPAAQQQAQQAQQPGAPQPGAPQPQAPMPPQAPLPPQPQAQQPLPPQAPQQPQMPGQYPYPGQGAPERVVHGAALGFTAAVELSSDRLLRQQPKERKQGPRFRFGGKAAEEQRQQKLQTIRTPVMSCYRIAVISLKGGVGKTTTTTALGATLSSERQDKVIAIDANPDAGTLGRRVRRETGATIRDLVQALPNLHSYMDIRRFTSQSASGLEILANDVDPAVSTTFNDEDYRKVVDFLGKQYPIILTDSGTGLLYSAMRGVLDLADQLIVVSTPSVDGASSASTTLDWLSAHGYAELVQRSISVVSGVRETAKMIKVEDIVAHFQTRCRGVVVVPFDDHLAAGAEVDLAMMRPKTREAYFDLAALVAEDFARAQQAAGVWQQQPAPQAPQAQAQQQPQPPQQGGWADPRLPQQGQSWPQGGYGYPPQQPQPQQQPQPPQQQPEPGGWQPPPRPGGYGYPPQQ, encoded by the coding sequence GTGAGCAGCGAGCGCGACGGCCTCCCCGTCGGCAGCGTCGACAGGAGCGGCGACGTCCTGCCCGACTCCGACGTGGACGACGAGGAATGGTCCGACGCGCCTGACTACACCCCTCCTGCCTGGTACACCCAGAACGATTCGGGCTCGTCGTCGTCCGCGCAGGCCGGCCGGTCCACCGCGACCCCGTCCGGGCCGCCCGCACCGAGCACGTCGAGCAGCGCGAGCACGCCGAGCAGTCCGTCCGCGCCTGATGCGGGCGGGGAGCCGGCTTCGGCCTCTGACCCGGTCCTGCCGCAGTCCGACCCCGGGCTGGCGGGCAACCCCTTCGGCACGCCGCCGGCCGCCGCCGCGGCCCCCGCGACCGGTGCGCAGGCACCGTCCAGCGGGCCCGCCTCGGCCGCCCCGTGGGCGGACGGCGCCCCCGCGCAGCAGGCGTCCTCGGCGGTCCCGCCGGTTCCGGCCGCCCCTGAGCCGACGGCCGCGCCCGAGCCGCAGGCCGCCACCGCGCCTGAGCCGCAGCCCGCCGCCGAGCCGGCGCAGGGCCCCGACGCCGCGGCGCCGCAGCCCGAGACGCCGCAGCCCGAGGCGCCCGCCCAGCCGCAGCCGTCCGTGCAACCGCAGCCGCAACCGCAGCCGCAGCCGAACGCGCAGCAGGCGCCGGCACCGGCGACCGGCTTCGGCGACCCCTCGGTCAACGGCGGGGCGCCCGCGAACGTCCAGCCCCCGCAGCAGTCCTACCCGTCTCCGCAGTCGCCCCCGGCCTGGCAGGCGAGCGCCCCGCAGCCGGCCGCGACGGAGCAGCCGCAGGCCCAGGCACAGCCGCCGCAGGCCCAGCAGCCGCAGCCGGTCCAGCCTCCGCAGCCGCAGCCCGTCGCACCGCCGCCGCCGACGCCCCCGTTCGACCCCCGCCAGGGCGGCTGGCCGCAGTCCGCGCCGTACGCCCAGGCCCAGCAGCCCGGCGGCTACGGCTATCCGCCGGCGGCCCAGCCGAACCCGTACGGCCAGCCCCTCGCGCAGCCGGACCCCGCCGCCCAGCAGCAGGCCCAGCAGGCCCAGCAGCCGGGGGCGCCCCAGCCGGGGGCGCCCCAGCCGCAGGCGCCGATGCCGCCGCAGGCTCCGCTGCCTCCGCAGCCGCAGGCGCAGCAGCCGTTGCCTCCGCAGGCGCCGCAGCAGCCGCAGATGCCGGGCCAGTACCCGTACCCGGGCCAGGGCGCCCCGGAGCGGGTGGTGCACGGCGCCGCGCTGGGCTTCACCGCCGCGGTCGAGCTCTCCTCCGACCGCCTCCTCCGCCAGCAGCCGAAGGAGCGCAAGCAGGGCCCGCGCTTCCGCTTCGGCGGCAAGGCGGCCGAGGAGCAGCGGCAGCAGAAGCTGCAGACCATCCGCACGCCGGTGATGAGCTGCTACCGGATCGCGGTGATCAGCCTCAAGGGCGGCGTCGGCAAGACCACGACCACCACCGCGCTGGGCGCGACCCTGTCCTCGGAGCGCCAGGACAAGGTGATCGCGATCGACGCCAACCCGGACGCCGGCACCCTCGGCCGCCGGGTCCGCCGGGAGACCGGCGCGACCATCCGCGACCTGGTCCAGGCCCTGCCGAACCTCCACTCCTACATGGACATCCGCAGGTTCACCTCGCAGTCCGCGAGCGGCCTGGAGATCCTGGCGAACGACGTCGACCCGGCGGTCTCCACGACCTTCAACGACGAGGACTACCGCAAGGTCGTCGACTTCCTCGGCAAGCAGTACCCGATCATCCTGACCGACTCGGGCACCGGCCTGCTCTACTCGGCGATGCGCGGCGTCCTCGACCTGGCCGACCAGCTGATCGTCGTCTCCACCCCCAGCGTCGACGGCGCGTCGAGCGCCTCGACGACGCTGGACTGGCTCTCCGCGCACGGCTACGCCGAGCTGGTGCAGCGCAGCATCTCGGTGGTCTCCGGGGTTCGCGAGACGGCCAAGATGATCAAGGTCGAGGACATCGTCGCCCACTTCCAGACCCGCTGCCGCGGAGTCGTCGTGGTCCCCTTCGACGACCACCTCGCGGCGGGCGCCGAGGTCGACCTGGCGATGATGCGGCCGAAGACCCGCGAGGCCTACTTCGACCTCGCGGCGCTGGTCGCCGAGGACTTCGCGCGCGCCCAGCAGGCCGCCGGCGTCTGGCAGCAGCAGCCCGCCCCGCAGGCGCCGCAGGCGCAGGCCCAGCAGCAGCCGCAGCCGCCGCAGCAGGGCGGCTGGGCCGATCCCCGCCTCCCCCAGCAGGGCCAGTCCTGGCCCCAGGGCGGCTACGGCTACCCGCCCCAGCAACCGCAGCCACAGCAGCAGCCCCAGCCACCGCAGCAGCAGCCGGAGCCCGGCGGCTGGCAGCCCCCGCCCCGCCCAGGCGGCTACGGCTACCCGCCCCAGCAGTAG
- the eccE gene encoding type VII secretion protein EccE, which yields MPSQTAPGAGRDRARQKSRRGAESGNKSGEAGKQAKGRGRGGAATVPPPAGPADRGGSAPRQNPAVTAEAGPLAPVHPRRASRPGRFGPFRVQQLVLVEAAAAAALAGWAWHKSVPLLLPVLGVVAVLLLVVALIRIRGLAPGDFTRARSALKQRQSRADEARVDSGTDPALMPVLECEPALRVAAHSVESRVPGAAAGATARAEHREIGMVGDGTFLSAVLQIDPRDEPLRPSRSSRPMPLSVLRNALRVDDIVLSSVQVVQFTQPAPAPHLPEQALAARAYRDVPEGPQTAGLRLTWVALRLDPELCRRAVEARGGGEEGARRALQRAADQLAARLTEAGFRVTVLDEQGVNSALATAVCPSPLATAQSRGQTGAMPQIGRRTAETRRAWRCDDRWHTTYWLSRWPSLSLPGGPGKVSAPAMVNLLTGGSALASTFSLEVREAPVGEPGSAAISGYVRLTARSESELAQLSKQLEGRAHSVGAGLSRLDLEQVPGVLATLPLGGTR from the coding sequence ATGCCGAGCCAGACCGCACCGGGCGCCGGCCGCGACCGGGCGCGCCAGAAGTCGCGCCGAGGCGCCGAGTCCGGGAACAAGTCCGGCGAGGCCGGGAAGCAGGCGAAGGGCAGGGGCCGCGGCGGCGCCGCGACCGTGCCGCCGCCGGCCGGCCCGGCGGACCGCGGCGGGTCGGCGCCCCGTCAGAACCCCGCGGTGACGGCGGAGGCCGGCCCGCTGGCCCCGGTCCACCCGCGCCGCGCCTCCCGGCCCGGCCGCTTCGGCCCGTTCCGGGTGCAGCAGCTGGTCCTGGTCGAGGCCGCGGCGGCGGCCGCGCTGGCCGGCTGGGCCTGGCACAAGAGCGTCCCGCTGCTGCTTCCGGTGCTCGGTGTGGTCGCCGTGCTGCTGCTCGTCGTCGCGCTGATCCGGATCCGCGGGCTGGCCCCGGGCGACTTCACCCGGGCCCGCTCGGCGCTCAAGCAGCGGCAGTCCCGGGCCGACGAGGCCCGGGTGGACTCCGGCACCGACCCGGCGCTGATGCCGGTGCTGGAGTGCGAGCCCGCGCTGCGGGTCGCCGCCCACAGCGTGGAGAGCCGGGTGCCCGGCGCGGCCGCCGGCGCCACCGCCCGCGCCGAGCACCGCGAGATCGGCATGGTCGGCGACGGAACCTTTCTCTCCGCCGTCCTGCAGATCGACCCGCGGGACGAGCCGCTGCGCCCGTCCCGGTCCAGCCGCCCAATGCCGCTCTCGGTGCTGCGGAACGCGCTGCGGGTGGACGACATCGTGCTGAGCTCGGTGCAGGTGGTGCAGTTCACCCAGCCCGCCCCGGCCCCCCACCTCCCCGAGCAGGCGCTGGCCGCCCGGGCGTACCGGGACGTGCCGGAGGGCCCGCAGACCGCCGGGCTGCGGCTGACCTGGGTGGCGCTGCGCCTCGACCCCGAGCTGTGCCGCCGGGCCGTGGAGGCCCGCGGCGGCGGCGAGGAGGGCGCCCGGCGCGCTCTCCAGCGGGCCGCCGACCAGCTGGCCGCGCGGCTCACCGAGGCCGGCTTCCGGGTCACCGTGCTGGACGAGCAGGGCGTCAACTCGGCGCTGGCCACGGCGGTCTGCCCGAGCCCGCTGGCGACGGCGCAGAGCCGCGGCCAGACCGGCGCCATGCCGCAGATCGGCCGCCGCACCGCGGAGACCCGGCGGGCCTGGCGCTGCGACGACCGCTGGCACACCACCTACTGGCTGTCCCGCTGGCCGTCGCTGTCCCTGCCGGGCGGCCCGGGCAAGGTCTCCGCGCCGGCCATGGTCAACCTCCTCACCGGCGGATCCGCCCTCGCCAGCACGTTCAGCCTGGAGGTGCGCGAGGCGCCGGTCGGCGAGCCCGGCTCGGCGGCGATCAGCGGCTACGTCCGCCTCACCGCCCGCAGCGAGAGCGAACTCGCGCAGCTCAGCAAGCAGTTGGAGGGACGGGCGCACAGCGTCGGCGCCGGCCTGTCCCGCCTCGATCTCGAGCAGGTCCCGGGTGTCCTGGCGACGCTGCCGCTGGGAGGAACCCGCTGA
- the rbfA gene encoding 30S ribosome-binding factor RbfA — protein sequence MTDTARARKLADRIRVVVAETLERRIKDPRLGFVTITDARVTGDLREATVFYTVYGDDAERAASAAALESAKGILRSEVGRQTGVRFTPSLTFVADAIPENARTIEDLLAKARAADAELRSNAVGKTHAAGEDPYRAPREDDDADADGDDEE from the coding sequence GTGACCGACACCGCGAGGGCGCGCAAGCTCGCCGACCGGATCCGGGTGGTCGTGGCGGAGACGCTGGAGCGGCGGATCAAGGACCCCCGCCTCGGCTTCGTCACCATCACCGACGCCCGGGTCACCGGGGACCTGCGCGAGGCGACCGTCTTCTACACCGTCTACGGCGACGACGCCGAGCGGGCCGCCTCGGCGGCCGCGCTGGAGAGCGCCAAGGGCATCCTCCGCTCCGAGGTGGGGCGGCAGACCGGGGTGCGGTTCACCCCGTCCCTGACCTTCGTCGCGGACGCCATCCCGGAGAACGCCAGGACCATCGAGGACCTGCTGGCGAAGGCCCGCGCGGCCGACGCCGAGCTGCGCTCCAACGCCGTGGGCAAGACCCATGCCGCGGGCGAGGACCCGTACCGGGCGCCGCGCGAGGACGACGACGCGGACGCCGACGGGGACGACGAGGAGTGA
- a CDS encoding bifunctional riboflavin kinase/FAD synthetase: MQRWRGLEDVPGDWGRSVVTIGSFDGVHRGHQLIIGQAVERARERGVPCVVVTFDPHPSEVVRPGSHPPLLAPHHRRAELMAELGVDAVLILPFTREFSQESPEEFVRQVLMEKLHACEVVEGPNFRFGHKAAGDVRRLAELGRLERNDFEVAVIDLYERGDVGDGQAFSSSLARRLVAEGDVRGAAEVLGRPHRVEGVVVRGAQRGRELGYPTANVETLPHTAVPADGVYAGWLTIGQPEGDESELGRAQAEGEVPPVGERMPAAISVGSNPTFDGTMRTVEAYAIDRVGLDLYGLHVAVDFLAYLRGMEKFDSVEALLERMADDVKRARELTDAAG, from the coding sequence GTGCAGCGCTGGCGTGGCCTGGAGGACGTCCCGGGGGACTGGGGGCGGAGCGTCGTCACCATCGGTTCCTTCGACGGTGTGCACAGGGGGCACCAGCTGATCATCGGGCAGGCGGTCGAGCGGGCCCGGGAGCGCGGGGTGCCGTGCGTCGTCGTCACCTTCGACCCGCACCCGAGCGAGGTGGTGCGGCCGGGCAGCCACCCGCCGCTGCTGGCCCCGCATCACCGGCGGGCCGAGCTGATGGCCGAGCTGGGAGTGGACGCGGTGCTGATCCTGCCGTTCACCCGGGAGTTCTCGCAGGAGTCGCCGGAGGAGTTCGTCCGGCAGGTGCTGATGGAGAAGCTCCACGCGTGCGAGGTCGTGGAGGGTCCCAACTTCCGGTTCGGGCACAAGGCCGCGGGCGACGTCCGGCGGCTGGCCGAGCTGGGGCGGCTGGAGCGGAACGACTTCGAGGTGGCCGTCATCGACCTGTACGAGCGGGGCGACGTCGGGGACGGGCAGGCCTTCTCCTCGTCGCTGGCTCGGCGGCTGGTCGCCGAGGGCGACGTGCGGGGGGCCGCCGAGGTGCTGGGGCGTCCGCACCGGGTCGAGGGCGTCGTGGTGCGGGGCGCGCAGCGGGGGCGGGAGCTGGGGTATCCCACCGCCAACGTGGAGACGCTGCCGCATACCGCGGTGCCGGCGGACGGGGTCTACGCCGGGTGGCTGACGATCGGTCAGCCGGAGGGCGACGAGAGCGAGTTGGGGCGCGCGCAGGCGGAGGGTGAGGTTCCGCCGGTGGGGGAGCGGATGCCCGCGGCGATCTCCGTGGGGTCCAACCCCACCTTCGACGGGACGATGCGGACGGTCGAGGCCTATGCGATCGACCGGGTCGGGCTCGATCTCTACGGCCTCCATGTGGCCGTCGACTTCCTCGCCTATCTGCGGGGGATGGAGAAGTTCGACTCCGTCGAGGCGCTGCTGGAGCGGATGGCGGACGACGTCAAGCGGGCCCGCGAGCTGACGGATGCGGCGGGCTAG
- a CDS encoding trypsin-like peptidase domain-containing protein — translation MGTRRAGAAAGGAGALVRILGADGAPLGTGCPVDRQGTLLTSLEAVEAAGAPTVAGVPVSAWGLRALRRWNLALLTPDPPLAGLLGAAAQPLGTGRSTRLVSLPMPDGRPLTGGVAGTVTADCAGCSLPGCWRIELGGGLPAGSAGGPVVDAETGAVVGVLLGETGGGSAVALPLGALLGEPEMVDLLRRNALSVPAFGRALNLAGVLELAAAQPAGPAEGAVVPEVAAAVRAPRADGLVERFAEAAGEPAEETAGRSAGDGLEPPVLAVVGGAGTGRSTELAALAAARSSPGARLPTVRLRGARLRAEDRSLGDAVERELDGAAGRLGVPPVGAGIGPGAAAVCRMAAAGGRRVVILLDAPEEAPAALLAGLERWCRESAEWLRSAGARLVVGCGPEFWEAAGPWFGAVGRIVSLGAGLDVQPLAGALLEEVRRADPRVVLRRARGGQEMAPPVEEVFASYLSLLCLRAAERIAVEGGRHGGGSGRSGRSGGGARHRGGEPPAVAPAPEPGEVRRLAVRVAGRVHEAARRALGPGRGGLRAADFAELFPAEEGWAGAVLGERLLVPVGPGGRDGYRFPHQAFGDWLQAHHLDLDAAFRALLDDGRPAPGAGGQVPGFRAGVLEWALLRVGERSGPEALDPWLARLAQALDAPPGEPRAEPGRSPRWWAERLLSGVLLRVPDPRRHWALLRALGERLGRGGDGDGASASASGSASASDGSRAGAETGRLGLGFWLGLRLPVADRAELLRPLARAGRPGAVEALTGLLAEDPAAVTAVLCRWLGDGRGDGPGGGGSRGGGRADAVDAKLAERLLWEQRRLGVDELVEALVELGARGVPHADRLLSRLARAEPSALCRAVDRWAHDPRPERHVAAAVHAVPTAAALAGQGPARVLLRYAALAVLDRDGELPLHGAMLAVLMHDEEARARHLPAALAGFLAGDPFLPAAALVPALASGRQQVLAAFAEALRGPAGPRADAVLEVLAGVDEPDARAAADLLMLRHLGERPDAAGRLARCLDARLARGPAARGSLLPLVRELVRAQGPAVRRALVPVLAGPEPPLRQELLDELLKVEDDPDNLELVLDRVAAGDAHLPARVRQIVRTVRPRLAADRLDLRLVRCARGLPGFAELLGEWLCEDPAAEAGPRTRRLRELVADGTPAQRAARIAEAMPGSDARPGSDNRPGGDALRGRDARPGREVARRGPGSGGPETAAR, via the coding sequence ATGGGGACGCGGCGTGCGGGGGCGGCTGCGGGCGGCGCGGGGGCGCTGGTGCGGATCCTCGGCGCGGACGGCGCCCCGCTCGGCACCGGTTGTCCGGTGGACCGCCAGGGGACCTTGCTGACCTCCCTGGAGGCGGTCGAGGCGGCAGGCGCGCCGACGGTGGCCGGGGTCCCCGTCTCGGCCTGGGGTCTGCGCGCGCTGCGCCGCTGGAACCTCGCGCTGCTCACCCCGGACCCGCCGCTCGCCGGCCTGCTGGGCGCCGCCGCGCAGCCGCTCGGCACCGGTCGGTCCACCCGGCTGGTCTCGCTGCCGATGCCCGACGGGCGGCCGCTCACCGGAGGCGTCGCAGGGACGGTGACCGCGGACTGCGCGGGCTGCTCCCTGCCGGGCTGCTGGCGGATCGAGCTGGGCGGCGGACTGCCGGCCGGCTCGGCGGGCGGACCGGTGGTGGACGCGGAGACCGGCGCGGTGGTCGGCGTGCTGCTCGGTGAGACGGGCGGCGGGAGCGCGGTGGCGCTGCCGCTCGGCGCGCTGCTGGGCGAGCCCGAGATGGTGGATCTGCTGCGGAGGAACGCCCTGAGCGTGCCGGCCTTCGGCCGCGCGCTGAACCTGGCCGGGGTGCTGGAGCTGGCGGCGGCCCAGCCGGCCGGCCCGGCCGAGGGGGCCGTCGTACCGGAGGTGGCCGCGGCGGTGCGGGCGCCACGGGCGGACGGCCTGGTCGAGCGGTTCGCTGAGGCGGCGGGGGAGCCGGCGGAAGAGACGGCAGGGAGGAGCGCGGGGGACGGCCTGGAACCGCCGGTGCTGGCCGTGGTCGGCGGGGCGGGGACCGGGCGGAGCACCGAGCTGGCGGCGCTGGCCGCCGCGCGCTCCTCGCCGGGCGCGCGGCTGCCGACCGTACGGCTGCGCGGGGCCCGGCTGCGGGCGGAGGACCGCTCGCTGGGGGACGCCGTGGAGCGGGAGCTGGACGGCGCCGCTGGGCGGCTTGGCGTCCCCCCGGTGGGCGCGGGGATCGGCCCGGGAGCGGCCGCGGTCTGCCGGATGGCGGCGGCCGGAGGTCGCCGGGTGGTGATCCTGCTGGACGCCCCCGAGGAGGCGCCCGCCGCGCTGCTGGCGGGCCTGGAGCGGTGGTGCCGGGAGAGCGCGGAGTGGCTGCGGTCGGCGGGAGCCCGGCTGGTGGTGGGGTGCGGTCCGGAGTTCTGGGAGGCGGCCGGGCCCTGGTTCGGGGCGGTGGGGCGGATCGTTTCGCTGGGGGCCGGGCTCGACGTCCAGCCGCTGGCGGGGGCCCTGCTGGAGGAGGTCCGGCGGGCCGACCCCCGGGTGGTGCTGCGGCGGGCGCGGGGCGGGCAGGAGATGGCCCCGCCGGTGGAGGAGGTCTTCGCCTCGTATCTGTCGCTGCTGTGCCTGCGGGCCGCCGAGCGGATCGCCGTCGAGGGCGGGCGGCACGGCGGCGGGAGCGGCCGCAGCGGCCGCAGCGGCGGGGGCGCCCGCCACCGGGGCGGGGAGCCGCCCGCCGTGGCGCCGGCACCGGAACCGGGGGAGGTCCGCCGGCTGGCGGTGCGGGTGGCCGGGCGGGTGCACGAGGCGGCCCGCCGGGCGCTCGGGCCCGGTCGGGGCGGCCTCCGCGCGGCGGACTTCGCCGAGCTGTTCCCGGCGGAGGAGGGCTGGGCCGGGGCGGTGCTGGGCGAGCGGCTGCTGGTCCCGGTGGGGCCGGGCGGCCGGGACGGCTACCGGTTTCCGCACCAGGCCTTCGGCGACTGGCTCCAGGCGCACCACCTCGATCTGGACGCCGCCTTCCGCGCCCTGCTGGACGACGGGCGGCCGGCTCCGGGGGCGGGCGGCCAGGTGCCGGGGTTCCGGGCCGGGGTGCTGGAGTGGGCGCTGCTGCGGGTCGGGGAGCGGAGCGGACCGGAGGCGCTGGATCCCTGGCTGGCCCGGCTGGCGCAGGCGCTCGACGCGCCCCCGGGCGAGCCGCGGGCGGAGCCTGGGCGCAGTCCGCGCTGGTGGGCCGAGCGGCTGCTCTCCGGCGTGCTGCTGCGGGTGCCGGATCCGCGCCGGCACTGGGCCCTGCTGCGGGCGCTGGGCGAGCGGCTGGGCAGGGGCGGTGACGGGGACGGGGCCTCCGCCTCTGCCTCCGGCTCGGCCTCGGCCTCGGACGGCTCGCGGGCCGGGGCGGAGACCGGGCGGCTCGGACTCGGGTTCTGGCTGGGGCTGCGGCTGCCCGTCGCCGACCGGGCAGAGCTGCTGCGGCCGCTCGCCCGGGCCGGCCGGCCCGGGGCGGTGGAGGCGCTGACCGGGCTGCTGGCCGAGGATCCCGCGGCGGTGACGGCAGTGCTCTGCCGCTGGCTCGGAGACGGACGCGGGGACGGACCCGGTGGCGGGGGATCGCGCGGGGGCGGCCGTGCCGACGCGGTGGACGCGAAGCTCGCCGAGCGGCTGCTGTGGGAGCAACGGCGGCTCGGCGTCGACGAGTTGGTGGAGGCGCTGGTCGAGCTGGGCGCCCGCGGCGTGCCGCACGCCGACCGGCTGCTGAGCCGGCTGGCCCGGGCGGAGCCCTCCGCGCTCTGCCGGGCCGTCGACCGCTGGGCCCACGACCCCCGGCCGGAACGCCACGTCGCCGCCGCCGTCCACGCCGTGCCGACGGCCGCCGCGCTGGCCGGCCAGGGGCCCGCGCGGGTGCTGCTGCGATACGCGGCGCTGGCCGTCCTGGACCGGGACGGCGAGCTGCCCCTCCATGGGGCGATGCTGGCCGTGCTGATGCACGACGAGGAGGCCCGGGCCCGCCATCTGCCGGCCGCCCTCGCCGGCTTCCTGGCCGGGGACCCGTTCCTGCCCGCGGCGGCGCTGGTGCCCGCGCTGGCGAGCGGGCGGCAGCAGGTGCTGGCGGCCTTCGCCGAGGCGCTGCGCGGGCCCGCCGGGCCGCGCGCGGACGCCGTACTCGAGGTGCTGGCCGGGGTGGACGAGCCGGACGCCAGGGCCGCCGCGGATCTGCTGATGCTGCGCCACCTCGGCGAACGTCCGGACGCGGCCGGGCGGTTGGCGCGCTGCCTGGACGCCCGGCTGGCCCGGGGGCCGGCCGCGCGCGGCTCGCTGCTGCCGCTGGTGCGCGAGCTGGTGCGGGCCCAGGGGCCGGCGGTGCGGCGCGCGCTCGTGCCGGTGCTCGCCGGGCCGGAGCCGCCGCTGCGGCAGGAACTGCTGGACGAGCTGCTCAAGGTCGAGGACGACCCGGACAACCTGGAGCTGGTGCTGGACCGGGTCGCGGCGGGGGACGCGCATCTGCCGGCCCGGGTGCGGCAGATCGTGCGGACGGTACGGCCCCGGCTCGCCGCCGACCGGCTCGACCTGCGGCTGGTGCGCTGCGCACGGGGGCTGCCCGGCTTCGCCGAGCTGCTGGGCGAGTGGCTCTGCGAGGACCCGGCGGCCGAGGCCGGGCCGCGTACCCGGCGGCTGCGGGAGCTGGTCGCGGACGGGACGCCGGCCCAGCGGGCGGCGCGGATCGCGGAGGCGATGCCGGGGAGCGACGCCCGGCCGGGGAGCGACAACCGGCCGGGCGGCGACGCGTTGCGGGGGCGGGACGCCCGGCCGGGGCGGGAGGTCGCGCGGCGCGGGCCGGGGAGCGGGGGCCCGGAGACGGCCGCCCGCTGA
- the truB gene encoding tRNA pseudouridine(55) synthase TruB: protein MKRKGTGPDGLVIVDKPAGITSHGVVGRIRRLAGTRRVGHAGTLDPMATGVLVVGVEKATRLLGHLALTEKEYTATVRLGQSTVTDDAEGEVTASAAADGIAAEAVAAGIARLTGDIEQVPSSVSAIKIDGKRSYTRVREGEEVELKARPVTVSEFVLEASRPAVAEDGTAVLDLDVRVVCSSGTYIRALARDLGSALGVGGHLTALRRTRVGPYGIERARGLDELDAAAEAGDFVSAVLPIGAAADAAFPRWDVDAEQARLLTNGVRLDAPGLGVGPGAAIAVFGPEDRFLALVEERGGKARSLAVFV, encoded by the coding sequence GTGAAGCGCAAGGGGACCGGTCCGGACGGGCTGGTGATCGTGGACAAGCCGGCCGGCATCACCTCGCACGGGGTGGTCGGCCGGATCCGGCGGCTGGCCGGGACCCGCAGGGTCGGGCACGCCGGGACGCTGGACCCGATGGCCACCGGGGTGCTGGTGGTCGGGGTCGAGAAGGCGACCCGGCTGCTCGGCCATCTCGCGCTGACCGAGAAGGAGTACACCGCGACCGTCCGGCTCGGGCAGAGCACGGTGACGGACGACGCGGAGGGGGAGGTCACCGCCTCGGCGGCGGCCGACGGTATCGCGGCGGAGGCCGTGGCGGCCGGGATCGCGCGGCTGACCGGGGACATCGAGCAGGTGCCGTCCAGCGTCAGCGCGATCAAGATCGACGGGAAGCGCTCGTACACCCGGGTCCGGGAGGGCGAGGAGGTCGAGCTGAAGGCCCGGCCGGTGACCGTCTCAGAGTTCGTTCTGGAGGCCTCGCGGCCCGCGGTCGCCGAGGACGGGACGGCCGTGCTTGACCTGGACGTCCGGGTGGTCTGCTCCTCCGGCACCTACATCCGGGCGCTGGCCCGGGACCTGGGGTCCGCACTCGGGGTGGGCGGGCATCTGACCGCGCTCCGGCGGACCAGGGTCGGACCGTACGGGATCGAGCGGGCCCGCGGGCTCGACGAGCTGGACGCGGCGGCGGAGGCCGGGGACTTCGTGTCGGCGGTGCTGCCGATCGGGGCGGCGGCGGATGCGGCGTTCCCGCGCTGGGACGTGGACGCCGAGCAGGCGCGGCTGCTGACCAACGGGGTGCGGTTGGACGCGCCGGGGCTGGGCGTGGGGCCGGGCGCGGCGATCGCCGTGTTCGGCCCGGAGGACCGTTTCCTCGCGCTGGTGGAGGAGCGCGGGGGGAAGGCGCGCTCACTGGCGGTGTTCGTCTAG